One window from the genome of Marinobacter sp. es.048 encodes:
- a CDS encoding ATP-grasp domain-containing protein, with the protein MSEQKYNPEKGYIALLGWSLNAVEAADKFDRRYVVVAPDWAEAYCEEHDIPYVPWNFERLNDRSVEIAQTLKDMGVDVAIPLFEETVEWAGAINSVLMNKPRLFGQAMLLRDKALMKRRAQLGGIRVGIFEEAHDKGDVIRFLKRVNQTLLKLDGDPNDPIHLKAFDKAGCLGHRVIRTPDEVDTIPEEEFPVLMESHLDGWEFAVEAWIHNGKIAFLNISEYVTLGYSVFVPATPDLEKYRDQIRGEIEKLIKTFDIEFGFIHPEYFVTSDRTMYFGEVAYRPPGFKVFELLERAYGFNAYQGMILTFDPKTTDEEVKAFFPKEVVDAKGYAGCFGVYPRRRVVSKLEIPEETENHEYFESHELTAPLEETVTKRTAFGTHWGLVYFFGEDPYVMRDLLKHQEDLDFYV; encoded by the coding sequence GTGAGTGAGCAAAAGTACAATCCTGAGAAAGGGTATATCGCGTTACTGGGCTGGAGCCTGAATGCGGTTGAAGCGGCCGACAAGTTCGATCGTAGGTATGTTGTAGTGGCACCGGATTGGGCGGAAGCCTACTGCGAAGAACACGACATTCCCTATGTGCCGTGGAATTTTGAGCGCCTGAACGACCGCTCGGTAGAGATTGCACAGACCCTCAAGGATATGGGCGTTGACGTAGCCATCCCGTTGTTTGAGGAAACTGTGGAGTGGGCGGGAGCCATCAACTCGGTGTTGATGAATAAGCCGCGTCTGTTTGGCCAGGCCATGCTCTTGCGCGACAAGGCTCTGATGAAGCGTCGCGCCCAGCTTGGTGGTATCCGCGTGGGCATTTTTGAGGAAGCCCACGACAAGGGCGACGTCATCCGGTTCCTGAAACGGGTGAACCAGACCCTGCTAAAACTGGATGGTGACCCCAATGACCCGATTCACCTCAAGGCATTCGACAAGGCCGGGTGCCTGGGTCACCGTGTTATCCGTACGCCCGACGAAGTCGATACTATCCCGGAAGAAGAGTTCCCGGTCCTGATGGAATCGCACCTTGATGGCTGGGAGTTTGCGGTCGAGGCCTGGATCCATAATGGCAAGATCGCCTTCCTGAATATCTCCGAGTATGTGACTCTGGGCTATTCGGTATTTGTGCCCGCGACACCGGATCTTGAGAAGTATCGTGACCAGATTCGCGGCGAAATCGAGAAGCTGATCAAGACCTTCGATATCGAATTCGGGTTTATTCACCCGGAGTACTTCGTGACCAGCGACCGGACCATGTACTTTGGCGAGGTGGCCTATCGTCCGCCTGGCTTCAAGGTGTTCGAGCTGCTTGAGCGTGCATACGGCTTCAACGCCTATCAGGGCATGATCCTCACTTTCGACCCGAAAACCACCGACGAAGAAGTGAAGGCCTTCTTCCCGAAGGAAGTGGTGGATGCGAAGGGTTATGCCGGTTGCTTCGGCGTCTATCCGCGCCGCCGGGTTGTCAGCAAGCTGGAAATCCCGGAAGAGACCGAAAACCACGAGTATTTCGAGTCTCACGAGCTGACTGCGCCGCTGGAAGAAACGGTTACCAAACGGACCGCTTTCGGTACCCATTGGGGCCTGGTGTATTTCTTCGGTGAAGACCCTTACGTCATGCGGGACCTCCTGAAACATCAGGAAGACCTCGATTTCTATGTATAA
- a CDS encoding acetolactate synthase large subunit, with protein MANEQTPARNGAELFIRALENEGVEYIFAVPGEENLAFLEVLRTSSIQLVLNRHEQAAGFMAATYGRLTGRVGVCLSTLGPGATNFMTAAAYAQLGGMPMMMISGQKPIKSSKQGLFQILDVVDLMRPLTKYTRQITNANTIPAKVREAFRLASEERPGAVHLELPEDIADEEPESDTHIFKASDARRPSASPKSLEMACEMLREARHPLIMIGAGANRKRVSQALLHLVNVTGIPFFTTQMGKGVVDERHPRYLGNAALSAGDFVHCAIDRADLVINVGHDVVEKPPFFMTPGGKKVIHVNFSAADVDPVYFPQHEVVGDIANSVEYMAEHCGQCANHDFTRLMEVKEAVDAHLQERAEDDRFPVIPQRIIHDVRQVMPEDGIITLDNGMYKLWFARNYPAYDNNTVLLDNALASMGAGLPSGMMASMLYPALKVMAICGDGGFMMNSQELETAVRLNLNLVVLIINDSAYGMIKWKQGQEGYTDFGLDYRNPDFVTYAESYGAKGHRVSRTEDLRPTLENALAEGGVHLVEVPVDYSENRRVFDEELAELTCRL; from the coding sequence ATGGCCAACGAACAGACCCCGGCCCGTAACGGGGCCGAGTTGTTTATCCGGGCGCTGGAAAACGAAGGCGTTGAATACATTTTCGCGGTGCCCGGCGAGGAGAACCTTGCCTTCCTTGAGGTCCTGAGGACCTCCAGCATTCAGCTGGTCCTAAACCGCCATGAGCAGGCCGCCGGTTTCATGGCCGCCACTTATGGCCGCTTGACGGGCCGGGTGGGTGTCTGTCTTTCCACGCTCGGGCCCGGCGCCACCAACTTCATGACCGCAGCCGCCTATGCCCAACTGGGCGGTATGCCGATGATGATGATCTCAGGCCAGAAGCCCATCAAATCCTCCAAGCAGGGGTTGTTCCAGATTCTGGATGTGGTGGACCTGATGCGCCCGCTCACCAAGTACACCCGGCAAATCACCAATGCCAATACCATCCCTGCCAAGGTTCGGGAAGCTTTCCGTCTGGCTTCGGAGGAACGACCGGGTGCGGTGCACCTGGAGTTGCCGGAAGACATTGCCGACGAGGAACCCGAATCCGACACCCATATCTTCAAGGCCAGTGATGCCCGCCGGCCCTCGGCCAGCCCAAAAAGCCTGGAGATGGCCTGCGAGATGCTCCGAGAAGCCCGGCATCCGCTGATCATGATCGGTGCCGGCGCGAACCGGAAGCGAGTGTCCCAGGCACTGCTGCACCTGGTAAATGTAACCGGCATCCCGTTCTTTACCACCCAGATGGGCAAGGGCGTGGTGGATGAGCGGCACCCCCGTTATCTGGGCAACGCCGCCCTGTCGGCCGGGGACTTCGTGCACTGCGCAATAGATCGGGCCGACCTGGTGATCAACGTTGGTCATGATGTGGTGGAAAAACCTCCGTTCTTCATGACCCCCGGCGGCAAGAAGGTCATACACGTGAACTTCAGTGCGGCCGACGTGGACCCTGTGTACTTTCCCCAGCACGAGGTTGTGGGGGATATCGCTAACAGCGTGGAATACATGGCCGAGCATTGTGGCCAGTGTGCCAACCACGATTTCACCCGCCTGATGGAAGTGAAAGAAGCCGTGGATGCCCACCTGCAGGAGCGAGCAGAGGATGACCGCTTCCCGGTGATTCCCCAGCGTATTATTCATGACGTGCGTCAGGTAATGCCGGAGGACGGGATCATCACGCTGGATAACGGCATGTACAAACTCTGGTTTGCCCGTAATTATCCGGCCTACGACAACAACACCGTGCTGCTCGACAACGCCCTGGCTTCCATGGGCGCCGGCCTGCCGAGCGGCATGATGGCCTCCATGCTTTATCCGGCCCTGAAAGTGATGGCAATCTGTGGTGACGGCGGATTCATGATGAACAGCCAGGAACTTGAGACCGCGGTGCGCCTGAACCTGAACCTGGTTGTGCTGATCATCAACGACAGCGCCTACGGCATGATCAAATGGAAGCAGGGGCAGGAGGGGTATACCGATTTCGGGCTGGACTATCGAAATCCGGATTTTGTCACCTACGCTGAATCCTATGGTGCCAAGGGGCATCGAGTGTCCCGCACGGAAGACCTGCGACCAACCCTGGAAAACGCCCTGGCGGAGGGCGGTGTCCATCTGGTGGAAGTGCCGGTGGATTACAGTGAAAACCGTCGGGTGTTTGACGAGGAACTGGCGGAACTGACCTGCAGGCTGTGA